One genomic region from Mesorhizobium terrae encodes:
- a CDS encoding pyridoxal phosphate-dependent aminotransferase, with protein sequence MTILSNRLQLVRPSETKAMTARAAALRTSGVNVIVLSQGEPDFPTPAAICDAGVRAIGKGLTRYTAVAGATQLREAICAKLKRDYGVDYRADDVTVGCGAKQVIFNALYASLDAGDETIIPTPCWVSYPDMVALAGGTAVLVPCEPERGFKLTAEALAGAITERTKWLMLNSPCNPTGAVYSSDELSALAQVLRDHPQVHVLSDDIYEKLVYEVPFASILTVAPDLFERTVIVNGVSKASAMTGWRVGYAAGPTHLIKAMNTIQGQTSSHTSSISQYAAVEAVGGDQHYVADFVAEFRKRRDLVVGLLARAPGLSCSVPDGAFYAFPSCAGLIGKRTPQGKIIASDVDFTDYLLDQFGVAAVPGSAFLAPSFLRISYASSQTELDLACKRIIYACEALT encoded by the coding sequence ATGACGATACTTTCAAACCGGCTCCAGCTTGTCCGCCCATCCGAAACAAAGGCGATGACTGCGCGCGCCGCGGCTCTGAGAACCAGCGGAGTCAATGTCATTGTTCTCAGTCAGGGCGAGCCCGATTTCCCGACACCGGCGGCAATTTGCGACGCTGGAGTGCGTGCCATTGGCAAGGGTCTGACGCGCTATACTGCCGTTGCCGGCGCCACGCAGCTGCGCGAGGCAATCTGCGCCAAACTAAAGCGCGATTATGGGGTGGATTATCGTGCCGACGATGTGACTGTTGGTTGTGGCGCCAAGCAGGTCATCTTCAACGCGCTCTATGCCAGCCTTGATGCCGGTGATGAAACCATCATCCCAACTCCGTGCTGGGTTTCGTATCCGGATATGGTCGCTCTGGCGGGCGGGACTGCGGTGCTGGTACCGTGCGAGCCGGAACGCGGTTTCAAGCTCACTGCAGAAGCTCTGGCCGGCGCTATCACCGAGCGCACGAAATGGCTGATGTTGAATTCGCCATGCAACCCGACCGGCGCAGTCTATTCTTCTGATGAGCTTTCAGCGTTGGCGCAAGTCCTGCGAGACCATCCGCAGGTGCACGTGCTTTCGGACGATATTTACGAAAAACTTGTCTACGAGGTTCCTTTCGCCTCGATTCTTACAGTCGCCCCAGACCTGTTCGAGCGGACTGTGATCGTCAACGGCGTCTCGAAGGCAAGCGCGATGACGGGTTGGCGCGTCGGTTATGCCGCCGGGCCGACGCACCTTATCAAGGCCATGAACACGATCCAGGGCCAGACCTCATCGCACACAAGCTCGATCTCGCAATACGCAGCGGTCGAGGCCGTCGGCGGAGATCAGCACTATGTCGCGGATTTCGTGGCCGAGTTCCGAAAGCGCCGGGACCTTGTCGTCGGCCTGCTCGCGCGGGCGCCTGGCCTGAGCTGTTCTGTTCCGGACGGTGCCTTCTATGCCTTTCCCTCATGTGCGGGGTTGATTGGCAAGCGGACACCTCAAGGCAAGATCATTGCCAGCGACGTCGATTTCACGGACTACCTTCTCGACCAGTTCGGCGTCGCAGCCGTACCGGGATCGGCATTCCTGGCACCATCGTTTCTGCGGATCTCATATGCGTCGTCACAGACGGAACTCGATCTGGCCTGCAAACGGATAATCTATGCGTGCGAGGCACTGACGTGA
- a CDS encoding isocitrate lyase/phosphoenolpyruvate mutase family protein → MTKATRLRRAMAEKGLVHVMATHSPLSAILAEQAGFDGLWASGFELSALYGLPDMSLISMTQHLDMLRAVAGRTSLPIVADVDTGYGNAINVIHTVREYERSGSSAIVIEDKSFPKVTSLAVDGHHNLVRVEEFQGKIEAALATRSDPDFLVIARTEALIAGLGEDEALARAHAYEQAGADMILIHSKRKDPGEIESFSKAWNGAAPLVIVPNAYPELNAADIRVLGNIRMIIYGNYAIRAAATAMKETFLRVIADGGVQQVHRDLLPVEDVFHLQGMESVRSDERRYLR, encoded by the coding sequence ATGACCAAAGCGACACGTCTACGCCGCGCAATGGCCGAGAAGGGGCTGGTCCATGTCATGGCGACCCACAGTCCGTTGTCGGCGATCCTCGCCGAGCAAGCCGGGTTCGACGGATTATGGGCATCAGGCTTCGAGCTATCGGCGCTTTATGGCCTTCCCGACATGAGCCTAATCTCGATGACCCAACATCTCGATATGCTTCGGGCCGTTGCCGGCAGAACCTCCTTGCCGATCGTCGCCGACGTCGACACCGGATACGGCAACGCGATCAACGTCATTCACACGGTCCGGGAATATGAGCGATCCGGCTCAAGCGCGATCGTCATTGAAGACAAGTCGTTCCCAAAGGTGACGAGCCTCGCGGTCGACGGCCATCACAACCTAGTGCGTGTCGAAGAATTCCAGGGCAAGATCGAAGCCGCCCTGGCGACGCGATCGGATCCTGACTTCCTGGTCATTGCACGCACAGAGGCGCTGATCGCCGGACTGGGTGAGGATGAAGCGTTGGCGCGTGCCCACGCCTATGAGCAGGCTGGTGCCGACATGATCCTTATCCACTCGAAGAGGAAAGATCCCGGCGAGATCGAGAGCTTCTCAAAAGCGTGGAACGGCGCCGCCCCGTTGGTCATTGTGCCAAACGCCTACCCTGAGCTCAATGCGGCTGACATACGTGTGCTGGGAAACATCCGCATGATAATCTATGGAAATTACGCGATCCGCGCCGCTGCCACCGCAATGAAAGAAACCTTTCTGCGCGTCATAGCGGATGGCGGCGTCCAGCAAGTCCATCGCGACTTGCTGCCCGTAGAAGATGTTTTTCACTTGCAAGGAATGGAAAGCGTTCGTTCCGATGAGCGTCGCTACCTACGCTAG
- a CDS encoding Rid family hydrolase, translated as MSSKDWLDTGSLLAIRYSEMQFEPMPAGANQMSEALIIDRSKGVAAGRSSGSGFGNLVWAVATSDDKSLDLKGQVAAAFAKIDRVLGELGTDRRNLLSVTVFLANLDDKKAFDIEWLSWVGDNPGHWPQRMCIGATLSAGTLVEISVVAARPG; from the coding sequence GTGTCGTCCAAAGACTGGTTGGACACCGGCTCGTTGCTGGCGATACGATATTCGGAGATGCAGTTCGAACCTATGCCAGCAGGAGCCAATCAGATGAGTGAAGCGCTGATCATCGATCGATCGAAGGGTGTTGCCGCAGGCAGGAGTTCCGGTTCGGGCTTCGGCAATCTCGTTTGGGCGGTTGCGACTTCCGACGACAAGAGTCTCGACCTCAAAGGTCAGGTCGCAGCAGCTTTCGCAAAGATAGACCGGGTGTTGGGCGAACTGGGCACAGACCGTCGGAATTTGCTGTCCGTTACGGTCTTCCTGGCAAACCTGGATGACAAGAAGGCTTTCGATATCGAATGGCTGAGCTGGGTTGGGGACAATCCCGGACATTGGCCGCAGCGCATGTGTATCGGAGCGACGCTGTCGGCCGGCACGTTGGTCGAGATCTCTGTCGTCGCGGCGCGGCCAGGCTAG
- a CDS encoding helix-turn-helix transcriptional regulator, producing MANASGEFTLQRTIRRQQLREIVPLADSTIYEMERRGEFPRRFALTPRCVVWDLGEIQAWLAARRAKPILKALCPDVRQRRIRPVKGQDRVAGSTSKAK from the coding sequence ATGGCGAACGCATCTGGCGAGTTCACGCTGCAGCGGACCATCCGACGCCAACAGTTGCGGGAGATAGTCCCGCTAGCCGATAGCACCATCTATGAAATGGAGCGGCGTGGAGAATTTCCGCGACGCTTCGCCTTAACTCCAAGATGCGTGGTCTGGGATCTTGGCGAAATTCAAGCGTGGCTCGCGGCGCGGCGCGCAAAGCCCATTCTCAAAGCGCTCTGTCCAGACGTGAGGCAGCGGAGAATCCGTCCTGTCAAAGGTCAGGATCGAGTTGCAGGATCCACTTCGAAGGCGAAATGA
- a CDS encoding tyrosine-type recombinase/integrase has protein sequence MLTDAAIKALKPSEKIYKVADRDGMYVRVMPSGAISFRLDYRMNGRRETVYLGKYGRDGITLARARELCLDARRAVREGRSPAIEKQREKHRLKEAKSFGEFGEKWLMNASMADSTRAMRRAIFERELLPVWRNRLLAEITPDDLRAHCAKIVERGAPATAIHVRDILKQIYGFAILHGEKVPNPADEVGPAAIATFVPRDRALSPAEIRITLKQLEHVPTLPTIRLGMKLYLLTMVRKSELQDAVWEEVDFENAVWTIPKERMKRSRPHNVYLSRQVMDILIALKTCAGNSRYLLPSRYDADAPMSRATFNRVTYSVVEHAKKNGLPLEPFTVHDLRRTGSTLLNELGFNSDWIEKCLAHEDGRSSRGVYNKAEYEVQRRHMLQEWADIVDAWVEGKKRGPILAPPATTLLELDPSL, from the coding sequence ATGCTGACGGATGCCGCAATTAAGGCCCTGAAACCAAGCGAAAAAATTTACAAGGTCGCCGATCGCGACGGCATGTATGTCCGCGTCATGCCGTCTGGAGCCATATCTTTCCGGCTGGACTACCGGATGAATGGCCGACGCGAGACGGTCTATCTCGGCAAGTATGGGCGTGATGGTATCACTCTCGCGCGGGCGCGCGAGTTGTGCCTGGATGCACGGCGGGCGGTCAGAGAGGGACGTTCACCAGCAATCGAGAAGCAGCGCGAGAAACACCGCCTGAAAGAGGCCAAGAGCTTCGGCGAGTTCGGCGAGAAATGGTTGATGAATGCTTCGATGGCGGACAGCACCAGAGCCATGCGCCGCGCCATATTCGAACGTGAGCTCCTCCCCGTGTGGCGCAATCGCCTGCTTGCGGAAATCACGCCAGACGACCTGCGAGCGCACTGCGCCAAGATCGTCGAGCGCGGCGCTCCAGCCACTGCAATCCACGTGCGGGATATCCTGAAGCAGATCTACGGCTTCGCGATCCTGCATGGAGAGAAGGTGCCCAACCCAGCGGATGAGGTTGGACCCGCCGCGATCGCGACGTTCGTGCCGAGGGATCGCGCCCTATCGCCGGCCGAAATTCGTATCACGCTCAAGCAACTCGAACACGTTCCTACTCTGCCGACCATTCGGCTAGGTATGAAGCTCTACCTTCTGACAATGGTCCGGAAAAGCGAACTTCAGGATGCGGTGTGGGAGGAGGTGGATTTCGAGAATGCGGTCTGGACCATTCCAAAAGAGCGGATGAAGCGTTCGAGGCCTCACAATGTCTATCTCTCGCGCCAAGTCATGGACATTCTGATCGCCCTTAAGACCTGCGCGGGGAATTCGAGATATCTTTTGCCGTCGCGATACGATGCTGACGCGCCGATGTCGCGAGCGACCTTCAACAGAGTGACTTATTCTGTAGTCGAGCATGCCAAGAAGAACGGACTACCTCTGGAACCGTTTACGGTTCACGACCTGAGGCGCACCGGTTCTACCCTCTTGAATGAGCTCGGCTTCAACAGTGATTGGATCGAGAAGTGCCTCGCCCATGAGGATGGACGGTCATCCCGCGGAGTTTACAACAAGGCGGAATATGAGGTTCAACGCCGCCATATGTTGCAGGAATGGGCAGATATCGTCGATGCCTGGGTTGAGGGGAAGAAACGCGGTCCGATACTCGCGCCCCCCGCCACGACGCTGCTTGAGCTTGACCCATCGCTTTGA
- the guaA gene encoding glutamine-hydrolyzing GMP synthase, which translates to MTTHPDTVLIIDFGSQVTQLIARRVREAGIYCEIVPFQSADEAFKRIRPKAVILSGSPHSTVDIGSPRAPDAVFSAGIPVLGICYGEQTMCAQLGGKVESGHHREFGRAFLEVEQECALFDGVWAKGTRHQVWMSHGDRVTALPPGFKVVGTSTGAPFAAIADEGRKFYAVQFHPEVVHTPDGAKLLRNFVNKIAGLTGDWTMKAYREHAVEAIRKQVGKGKVICALSGGVDSSVAALLIHEAVGDQLTCILVDHGLMRKNEAADVVAMFREHYNLPLILVDASDRFISALEGESDPEKKRKTIGRLFIEVFEEEAKKLGGADFLAQGTLYPDVIESVSFTGATSSTIKSHHNVGGLPDRMKMQLVEPLRELFKDEVRILGKELGLPESFIGRHPFPGPGLAIRCPGGITREKLEILREADAIYLDEIRKAGLYDAIWQAFAVLLPVQTVGVMGDGRTYEFVCALRAVTSVDGMTADFYHYDMEFLGRAATRIINEVRGINRVVYDVTSKPPGTIEWE; encoded by the coding sequence ATGACGACACATCCCGACACCGTTCTCATCATCGACTTCGGCAGCCAGGTCACGCAGCTGATCGCCAGGCGCGTGCGCGAAGCCGGCATCTATTGCGAAATCGTGCCGTTCCAGTCGGCCGACGAGGCCTTCAAACGCATCCGCCCCAAGGCGGTCATCCTCTCGGGCAGCCCGCATTCCACCGTCGATATCGGCAGCCCGCGCGCGCCGGACGCGGTCTTTTCCGCCGGCATTCCGGTACTCGGCATCTGCTATGGCGAACAGACCATGTGCGCCCAGCTCGGCGGCAAGGTGGAAAGCGGCCATCATCGCGAGTTCGGCCGCGCCTTCCTAGAGGTTGAGCAGGAATGCGCGCTGTTTGACGGCGTCTGGGCCAAGGGTACCCGCCATCAGGTGTGGATGAGCCATGGCGACCGCGTCACCGCGCTACCGCCGGGCTTCAAGGTTGTCGGCACATCGACCGGTGCTCCCTTCGCGGCGATCGCCGACGAAGGGCGCAAATTCTATGCCGTGCAATTCCATCCCGAAGTCGTGCACACGCCCGACGGCGCCAAGCTGTTGCGCAACTTCGTCAACAAGATCGCCGGCCTTACCGGCGACTGGACCATGAAGGCCTATCGCGAACATGCCGTCGAGGCGATCCGCAAGCAGGTCGGCAAGGGTAAGGTCATCTGCGCACTGTCGGGCGGCGTCGATTCTTCCGTCGCCGCTCTGCTGATCCATGAGGCGGTTGGCGACCAGCTGACCTGTATCCTGGTCGACCACGGCCTGATGCGAAAAAACGAGGCGGCCGACGTCGTCGCCATGTTCCGCGAGCATTACAATCTGCCTCTGATCCTGGTCGACGCATCCGACCGTTTCATCTCGGCGCTGGAAGGCGAGTCCGACCCGGAAAAGAAACGCAAGACCATCGGCCGCCTGTTCATCGAAGTGTTCGAGGAAGAGGCGAAGAAGCTGGGTGGTGCCGATTTCCTTGCCCAGGGCACGCTTTATCCCGACGTCATCGAGAGCGTGTCCTTCACGGGTGCCACCTCGTCCACCATCAAGTCGCACCACAATGTCGGCGGCCTGCCGGATCGCATGAAGATGCAACTTGTCGAGCCGCTGCGCGAGCTGTTCAAGGACGAAGTGCGCATCCTGGGCAAGGAGCTAGGCTTGCCGGAAAGCTTCATCGGCCGCCATCCGTTCCCAGGGCCAGGGTTGGCCATTCGTTGTCCGGGCGGCATTACCCGTGAAAAACTGGAGATCCTGCGCGAGGCCGACGCGATCTATCTGGACGAGATCCGCAAGGCAGGCCTCTACGACGCCATCTGGCAGGCCTTCGCCGTGCTGTTGCCGGTGCAGACGGTGGGCGTGATGGGCGATGGCCGTACCTACGAATTCGTCTGCGCGCTGCGCGCCGTAACCTCTGTCGACGGCATGACGGCCGACTTCTACCACTATGACATGGAATTCCTCGGCCGCGCCGCGACCCGTATCATCAACGAAGTGCGCGGCATCAATCGCGTCGTCTACGACGTGACCAGCAAGCCGCCGGGAACCATCGAATGGGAATGA
- a CDS encoding 5'-methylthioadenosine/S-adenosylhomocysteine nucleosidase (Enables the cleavage of the glycosidic bond in both 5'-methylthioadenosine and S-adenosylhomocysteine) → MAADAEYGPHLKRLFTPYMTGVGPVEAGVRLGAELARLKAEAMLPDFVVSLGSAGSRRLEQTGIYQATSVAYRDMDASALGFPKGITPFLDLPAVLQLPHQIPGIAGASLSTGANIVSGAAYDAIAEDMADMETFACLRACQLFGVPLIALRGISDGAAELKNVGDWTEYLHVIDEKLADAVRLLETALRSNTL, encoded by the coding sequence ATGGCTGCCGATGCCGAATATGGCCCGCATCTCAAGCGTCTGTTCACGCCGTACATGACCGGTGTCGGACCGGTCGAGGCCGGTGTCCGTCTTGGTGCCGAACTCGCCCGATTGAAGGCGGAAGCGATGTTGCCGGATTTTGTCGTCTCGCTTGGCTCGGCCGGTTCGCGCCGGCTGGAGCAGACCGGCATCTACCAGGCAACTTCGGTCGCCTATCGCGACATGGACGCCTCGGCGCTCGGCTTTCCGAAGGGCATCACGCCGTTCCTGGATCTGCCGGCTGTTTTGCAATTGCCGCATCAAATTCCGGGAATTGCCGGCGCCTCGCTGTCGACCGGCGCAAACATCGTCTCGGGCGCGGCCTATGACGCGATCGCCGAGGACATGGCCGACATGGAGACCTTTGCCTGCCTGCGCGCCTGCCAGTTGTTCGGCGTTCCGCTGATAGCATTGCGCGGCATTTCGGACGGTGCCGCCGAACTCAAGAATGTCGGCGACTGGACCGAATACCTTCACGTCATCGACGAGAAGCTGGCCGATGCGGTGAGGCTTCTGGAGACCGCGCTCCGCTCGAACACTCTTTAG
- a CDS encoding PaaI family thioesterase, which produces MSAKIVPAPNYEERVRTSFARQQAMATIGAELTLVTPGIIEIEMPYSAALTQQHGFLHAGVISTALDSACGYAAYSLMPENSGVLTIEFKVNLLAPGKGERFLFRGSVTKPGRTIIVADGQAYAFAADGEARLIATMTGTMMTVTGREGIEG; this is translated from the coding sequence ATGAGCGCCAAGATCGTCCCCGCCCCGAATTATGAAGAGCGCGTCAGGACCTCCTTCGCGCGCCAGCAGGCCATGGCCACCATCGGCGCCGAACTGACGCTGGTGACACCCGGCATCATCGAGATCGAGATGCCTTATTCGGCGGCTCTCACCCAGCAGCACGGCTTCCTCCATGCCGGCGTGATCTCGACGGCGTTGGATTCGGCCTGCGGTTATGCGGCCTATTCGCTGATGCCGGAAAACTCGGGCGTGCTGACCATCGAGTTCAAGGTGAATCTGCTGGCGCCTGGCAAGGGCGAACGGTTCCTGTTTCGCGGTTCCGTCACCAAGCCCGGTCGCACCATCATCGTGGCAGACGGCCAGGCCTATGCCTTCGCCGCCGACGGCGAGGCCAGGCTGATCGCCACCATGACCGGCACCATGATGACGGTGACTGGGCGCGAGGGGATCGAAGGGTGA
- a CDS encoding RsmB/NOP family class I SAM-dependent RNA methyltransferase has product MRLGGRLAAAIEVLEDIGRRHRPAADALRDWGLSHRFAGGGDRAAIGNIVYDALRRRRSAGWLLGDDTPRATGFGALLLEWGQTAQSLNAALEGDKFAPSLLSDAELETIAARRLADAPGEVRADCPDWSVPLLETAFGEAWVEEGAALAARPPLDLRVNTLKAERAKVLAELAETGAEPAHLATEGIRIAPIAGDGRHPNVQAEPAFQKGWFEVQDEGSQIAAELTDAKPGMQVLDYCAGAGGKSLALSAAMENKGQIFAHDAEKQRLAPIFDRIRRSDNRNVQVVAREQELAPLTGHMDIVLIDAPCTGSGTWRRRPDAKWRLTRRQLDARKAEQSAILDTAKAFVKPGGLLVYVTCSVFPEENDEQVTNFLGRDNTFAPIDHTVLWQSRFPGHAASARIAVGGGISLSPALSGTDGFYFCALRKAG; this is encoded by the coding sequence ATGCGACTGGGCGGGCGGCTGGCGGCAGCCATAGAAGTGCTGGAGGATATTGGCCGCAGGCATCGCCCGGCGGCGGATGCCTTGCGGGACTGGGGCCTGTCGCACCGCTTCGCCGGCGGCGGCGACCGCGCGGCCATCGGCAACATCGTTTACGACGCCCTGCGCCGCAGGCGCAGCGCCGGCTGGCTGCTGGGCGACGACACGCCGCGCGCCACCGGTTTCGGCGCGCTGCTGCTGGAATGGGGACAGACCGCGCAATCGCTCAATGCCGCGCTTGAGGGTGACAAGTTCGCGCCTTCGCTGCTGAGCGACGCCGAGCTTGAGACCATCGCCGCGCGCAGGCTGGCTGATGCCCCGGGCGAGGTGAGAGCCGATTGTCCTGATTGGAGCGTGCCGCTGCTCGAGACAGCCTTCGGCGAGGCCTGGGTGGAGGAGGGGGCGGCACTTGCCGCGCGACCACCGCTCGATCTCAGGGTGAACACGCTGAAGGCCGAGCGCGCCAAGGTTCTGGCCGAGCTCGCCGAAACAGGTGCCGAACCGGCGCATCTCGCCACCGAAGGCATCCGCATCGCACCGATTGCTGGCGACGGCCGGCATCCGAACGTCCAGGCAGAGCCGGCTTTCCAGAAGGGCTGGTTCGAGGTGCAGGACGAAGGCTCGCAGATCGCGGCCGAGCTGACCGACGCCAAGCCGGGCATGCAGGTGCTCGACTATTGCGCCGGCGCCGGCGGCAAATCGTTGGCGCTGTCGGCGGCGATGGAGAACAAGGGGCAGATTTTCGCGCATGATGCCGAAAAGCAGCGGCTGGCACCGATCTTCGACCGCATCCGCCGTTCCGACAACCGCAACGTTCAGGTGGTCGCTCGCGAGCAGGAACTGGCGCCTCTGACCGGCCACATGGACATCGTGTTGATCGATGCGCCCTGCACCGGCAGCGGCACCTGGCGGCGGCGGCCGGATGCCAAATGGCGGCTGACGCGCCGCCAGCTCGACGCGCGCAAGGCTGAGCAGTCGGCCATCCTCGATACCGCGAAGGCCTTCGTGAAGCCGGGTGGGCTGCTGGTCTATGTCACCTGCTCGGTCTTTCCCGAGGAGAATGACGAGCAGGTCACGAACTTCCTGGGTCGCGACAACACATTCGCGCCGATCGATCACACGGTGCTTTGGCAGTCTCGCTTCCCAGGGCATGCCGCGTCGGCCCGCATTGCCGTAGGGGGCGGCATCTCGCTGTCGCCGGCATTGAGCGGCACGGACGGCTTCTATTTCTGCGCGCTGCGCAAGGCAGGTTGA
- a CDS encoding MIP family channel protein yields MKSYLAEVLGTFLLVFIGTASVVTGGFGGALPLGQEGIGLAFGIGLIAAAYAIGPISGAHLNPAVTLGVFLAGRMPAKDVIPYWIAQIIGAIIASLALWLIVSGQVGGHTGGFGANGWDETKWGIRSAFLWELIGTFTFVTVILGVTSGKHTTAFAGLVIGLTLAGLHFAIIPVTGTSLNPARSIGPALFTGGAAISQLWLFIVAPLIGGAIAGIVAKTGMFEKD; encoded by the coding sequence ATGAAATCTTACTTGGCTGAAGTTCTGGGTACATTTCTGTTGGTGTTTATCGGCACGGCCTCGGTCGTGACCGGTGGTTTCGGTGGCGCGCTGCCGCTCGGGCAGGAAGGCATTGGACTGGCTTTCGGCATCGGCCTCATCGCCGCGGCCTATGCGATCGGACCAATCTCGGGCGCGCATCTCAACCCGGCGGTGACGCTTGGCGTATTCCTCGCTGGCCGCATGCCGGCAAAAGACGTGATCCCCTATTGGATTGCCCAGATCATCGGCGCCATCATCGCTTCGCTGGCGCTGTGGCTCATCGTTTCGGGACAAGTCGGCGGCCATACCGGCGGCTTCGGCGCCAACGGATGGGACGAGACGAAATGGGGCATCCGCTCGGCATTCCTTTGGGAGCTTATCGGAACCTTCACCTTCGTGACGGTCATTCTAGGGGTCACCAGCGGCAAGCACACGACGGCCTTCGCCGGCCTAGTCATCGGCCTGACGCTGGCGGGTCTGCATTTCGCCATCATCCCGGTGACGGGAACCTCGCTCAACCCAGCGCGCTCGATCGGCCCGGCGCTGTTCACCGGCGGCGCGGCTATCAGCCAGCTCTGGCTGTTCATCGTCGCTCCGCTGATCGGCGGCGCCATTGCTGGTATCGTCGCCAAGACCGGAATGTTCGAGAAAGACTGA